Proteins encoded by one window of Desulfovibrio oxyclinae DSM 11498:
- the dapB gene encoding 4-hydroxy-tetrahydrodipicolinate reductase encodes MATDVIILGARGRMGATLANLANADEDLNLKAVCERPGNCDGLESFGCLCGDDLEALLPDCPGAVIVDFTSPEASIATAKIAARHGNPVVIGTTGLNPEQVAEVEGIAKDHPLFWAPNMSVGVNVLLKLLPQLVQALGEDYDMEISEIHHKMKKDAPSGTALKLAQCLAEARGWDYDEVKNHCRDGIIGERPKDELGVQTLRGGDVVGDHTMYFFGPGERIEVTHRAHSRETFASGALRAAKWLSGQKPGKLYAMADIF; translated from the coding sequence ATGGCTACCGACGTCATCATACTGGGCGCCCGCGGACGCATGGGCGCCACACTGGCCAACCTTGCCAATGCGGACGAGGATCTCAACCTCAAAGCGGTGTGCGAACGCCCCGGCAACTGCGACGGACTTGAGTCCTTCGGCTGCCTGTGCGGCGACGATCTTGAGGCGCTGCTGCCGGACTGCCCCGGCGCGGTCATCGTGGACTTCACCTCCCCCGAGGCAAGCATCGCCACTGCGAAAATCGCAGCACGCCACGGCAACCCCGTGGTCATCGGCACCACCGGTCTGAATCCGGAACAGGTGGCGGAAGTGGAAGGCATTGCCAAGGACCACCCGCTGTTCTGGGCTCCGAACATGAGCGTAGGCGTGAACGTGCTGCTCAAGCTTCTGCCCCAGCTCGTACAGGCCCTTGGCGAGGACTACGACATGGAGATCTCCGAGATTCATCACAAGATGAAGAAGGACGCTCCCAGCGGCACCGCATTGAAGCTGGCGCAATGCCTCGCCGAAGCCCGCGGATGGGATTACGACGAAGTGAAGAATCACTGCCGCGACGGCATCATCGGCGAACGGCCCAAGGACGAACTCGGCGTGCAGACCCTGCGCGGCGGCGATGTTGTAGGCGATCACACCATGTACTTCTTCGGCCCCGGCGAACGCATCGAGGTAACCCACCGTGCACACTCGCGCGAGACTTTCGCCTCCGGCGCGCTTCGTGCCGCCAAATGGCTCTCCGGACAGAAGCCCGGAAAGCTGTACGCCATGGCCGACATTTTCTAG
- a CDS encoding class I SAM-dependent methyltransferase: MVQVEKSHYEFKQYFDKRRWMSLYHQVDEVVSLSPRNVLEIGPGAGLFGTILGKYDVRVDAVDYDVQLRPDIVASATDLPLRDESYDCVCAFQMLEHLPYQDSMKVFDEMVRVAKRHLVISLPDVTGGWPLTVHVPKLGVKRVLVPKPGFMLKLPKIIDQHYWELGRPGYSAGEVLEDLGRRNVELLKEYKVHEYPYHHFFVFTKYRR, encoded by the coding sequence GTGGTCCAGGTGGAGAAATCGCATTACGAATTCAAGCAGTATTTCGACAAGCGCCGATGGATGAGCCTCTACCATCAGGTTGACGAAGTGGTGTCGCTGTCACCGCGAAATGTCCTTGAGATAGGCCCCGGCGCAGGGCTCTTCGGTACGATTCTGGGAAAATATGATGTCCGGGTCGATGCTGTGGATTATGATGTGCAACTCAGGCCGGATATAGTGGCTTCGGCCACGGACCTGCCGTTACGGGATGAGTCGTATGATTGCGTTTGCGCTTTTCAGATGCTGGAGCACCTGCCTTACCAGGACTCCATGAAGGTCTTCGACGAGATGGTTCGAGTGGCGAAGCGTCATTTGGTCATTAGTCTGCCCGACGTGACGGGCGGCTGGCCGCTGACGGTCCACGTGCCGAAACTGGGCGTAAAAAGGGTGCTTGTGCCGAAGCCCGGATTCATGCTGAAGCTGCCGAAGATCATTGATCAGCATTACTGGGAGCTGGGCAGACCCGGCTATTCTGCTGGAGAAGTGCTTGAGGATCTTGGTCGGCGCAATGTGGAGTTGCTGAAAGAATACAAGGTGCACGAGTATCCGTATCATCACTTCTTTGTCTTCACTAAATACAGGCGGTGA
- the uvrB gene encoding excinuclease ABC subunit UvrB, whose product MPDFQLATEFTPTGDQPEAIRQITSNLAAGIEDQVLLGATGTGKTFTVANVVAELNRPALVLAPNKTLAAQLYSEFKGLFPNNAVEYFVSYYDYYQPEAYLPHSDTYIEKDSSINDDIDKLRHSATHALLTRRDVLIVASVSCIYGLGSPEYYAKMILPVEEGQTLPMESLISRLIEVHYVRNDYDFHRGTFRVRGDTVEIIPAYSRQMAIRIEYFGDEIDSITETDPLTGEVKSNLRKTVIYPASHYVSDRDNLDRAISDIREELRLRLTELREQNRLVEAQRLEQRTMFDLETIEELGYCNGIENYSKHLDGRRAGQPPATLLDYFPKDSIMFIDESHISVSQVGGMYNGDRSRKTTLVEFGFRLPSALDNRPLAFDEFLERKGQAVYVSATPGDWEMDRSHGLVVEQVIRPTGLLDPHLEVRGAEGQVDDLMTECRARHDRNERVLVTTLTKRMAEDLTDYLNQMGVSAKYLHSDIDTVERMAIIRALREGEFTVLVGINLLREGLDIPEVSLVAIIDADKEGFLRSPRSLIQTFGRAARNADGRVIMYADKVTRSMKAAMEETDRRREKQIAYNLEHGITPTTIIKPVENPLAMISEKGEGKKKGRKRQEPDIPADPKEMLKLARSLEKEMREAAKELEFERAAQLRDRVALLRERMLEYG is encoded by the coding sequence ATGCCCGATTTTCAATTAGCTACAGAGTTCACGCCCACCGGGGACCAGCCGGAAGCCATCAGGCAGATCACCTCCAACCTTGCGGCAGGCATTGAGGATCAGGTGCTGCTGGGCGCCACCGGCACGGGAAAGACCTTTACCGTGGCCAATGTTGTGGCGGAGCTGAACCGTCCCGCCCTCGTTCTTGCGCCCAACAAGACCCTTGCGGCCCAGCTCTACAGCGAATTCAAGGGCCTTTTCCCGAACAATGCAGTGGAATATTTCGTCAGCTACTACGATTACTATCAGCCCGAAGCCTACCTGCCCCACTCCGATACCTACATCGAAAAGGATTCGTCCATAAACGACGACATCGACAAGCTGCGCCACTCGGCCACGCACGCCCTGCTCACCAGACGCGACGTGCTCATCGTGGCTTCGGTTTCCTGCATCTACGGCCTCGGTTCACCCGAGTACTACGCCAAGATGATCCTGCCGGTGGAAGAGGGACAGACGCTGCCCATGGAATCGCTGATCAGCAGGCTCATCGAAGTCCATTATGTGCGCAACGACTACGACTTTCATCGCGGCACCTTTCGCGTCCGGGGCGATACGGTTGAGATCATCCCGGCCTACAGCCGCCAGATGGCCATCCGCATCGAATATTTCGGCGATGAGATCGACTCCATCACCGAGACGGATCCGCTTACCGGCGAGGTGAAGTCGAACCTGCGCAAGACGGTCATCTACCCTGCGTCGCACTACGTTTCCGACCGGGACAACCTTGACCGGGCCATCTCCGACATCCGCGAGGAACTACGGCTCAGGCTCACGGAACTGCGCGAACAGAACCGTCTGGTGGAGGCGCAACGGCTGGAACAACGGACCATGTTCGATCTGGAGACCATCGAGGAACTCGGCTACTGCAACGGCATCGAGAACTACTCCAAGCATCTTGACGGACGCCGGGCCGGTCAGCCGCCCGCGACCCTGCTGGACTATTTTCCCAAGGACTCCATCATGTTCATCGACGAGTCGCACATCAGCGTCTCGCAAGTGGGCGGCATGTACAACGGGGACCGCTCGCGAAAGACAACGCTGGTGGAATTCGGATTCCGCCTGCCGTCGGCGCTGGACAACAGGCCGCTCGCCTTCGACGAATTTCTGGAGCGCAAGGGACAGGCCGTCTACGTTTCCGCCACGCCGGGCGATTGGGAAATGGACCGCTCGCACGGCCTTGTGGTGGAACAGGTCATCCGTCCCACCGGCCTGCTCGACCCGCATCTCGAAGTGCGCGGAGCCGAGGGACAGGTGGACGACCTGATGACCGAATGCCGCGCCCGTCACGATCGCAACGAGCGGGTTCTGGTCACCACTCTCACCAAACGCATGGCCGAGGACCTGACCGACTACCTCAACCAGATGGGCGTCTCGGCCAAGTATCTGCACTCGGACATCGACACGGTGGAGCGCATGGCCATCATCCGCGCCCTGCGTGAAGGGGAGTTTACCGTATTGGTTGGCATCAACCTGTTGCGCGAGGGGCTCGACATTCCCGAGGTCTCGCTGGTAGCCATCATCGACGCGGACAAGGAGGGATTCCTGCGTTCCCCGCGCTCGCTCATCCAGACCTTCGGTCGCGCCGCACGTAACGCCGACGGACGCGTCATCATGTACGCGGACAAGGTGACGCGCTCCATGAAGGCCGCCATGGAAGAGACGGACCGCCGCCGGGAAAAACAGATCGCCTACAACCTTGAGCACGGTATCACGCCCACGACCATCATCAAGCCGGTGGAAAACCCGCTGGCCATGATTTCCGAGAAAGGCGAAGGCAAGAAGAAGGGACGCAAACGGCAGGAACCGGACATCCCCGCCGATCCCAAGGAAATGCTCAAGCTGGCCCGGTCTCTGGAAAAGGAAATGCGCGAGGCAGCCAAGGAGCTGGAATTCGAGCGCGCCGCCCAACTTCGCGACCGTGTGGCACTCCTCAGGGAACGGATGCTGGAGTACGGTTAA
- the ligA gene encoding NAD-dependent DNA ligase LigA produces the protein MPNTDVAKRIEELRDQIDYHDYRYYVLDDPQIGDLEYDELFRELLALEKEHPELADANSPTMRVGAKPADGFEQYEHAVRMYSLDNAMELDEWNAFCDRVVKGLGNKEPEFWVDPKMDGLAVECVYENGRLTVAATRGDGHTGEVVTHNMRTVRNLPIQLRGDSVPSLLEVRGEVIMRLDDFNELNREKREQGEKEFANPRNAAAGSVRQLDPKVADARPLRFMAYGIGRAEWSGGPLMQPRTQADIMRTLKELRFEIPEQATLCSGRSEVADYFEKMQEERESLPLEIDGVVAKVNDLEMQRALGFTSRAPRWALALKFPAHRAKTRLHDIRTQVGRTGVLTPVAVLEPVHLAGVEVSRATLHNKAYIEEKQLHIGDTVLIQRAGDVIPQVVSVIEHAENSTPYEFPEHCPVCGHDTVEDGEAVRCGNAHCPAKTVQQLIHFVSKAGLDMEGVGKKWVQRLAEDGHLNDPADLFTLPKTTLLQYGGMGPKSAQKFLDAVEHARVNAPLWRAIAGLGIRHVGEQTARTLAANYGSLEALTKASRDELESLPDIGGKVAQSIHDFFRAEPTLRLLQKLRDAGFDPQAEIMQQQEADEADLPLKDKTFIFTGGLSGMSRTEAQEKVESLGGRTVKSISKKVDYVVAGDNAGSKLDKANKLGLDVIDFDTFLDMVGEEAKQEGE, from the coding sequence ATGCCCAATACGGACGTCGCCAAGCGCATCGAAGAGCTTCGCGACCAGATAGACTATCACGATTACCGCTATTACGTCCTCGACGACCCGCAGATCGGGGACCTCGAATACGACGAACTTTTTCGCGAGCTGCTCGCGCTGGAGAAAGAACATCCGGAACTGGCAGATGCCAATTCACCGACCATGCGCGTGGGAGCCAAGCCCGCAGATGGTTTCGAGCAGTACGAGCACGCGGTACGCATGTACTCGCTCGACAACGCCATGGAGCTTGACGAGTGGAACGCCTTCTGCGACCGCGTTGTCAAGGGGTTGGGCAACAAGGAACCCGAATTCTGGGTGGATCCCAAGATGGACGGCCTTGCCGTGGAGTGCGTCTACGAAAACGGCAGGCTGACCGTGGCCGCCACGCGTGGCGACGGGCATACCGGCGAAGTGGTCACCCACAACATGCGCACCGTGCGCAACCTGCCGATACAGCTCCGGGGCGACTCGGTACCCAGCCTCCTTGAAGTCCGCGGCGAAGTCATCATGCGCCTTGACGATTTCAACGAGCTCAACCGCGAGAAGCGCGAACAGGGCGAGAAGGAATTCGCCAACCCCAGAAACGCGGCCGCAGGCTCAGTCCGCCAGCTTGATCCCAAGGTAGCCGATGCGCGTCCGCTGCGGTTCATGGCATACGGCATCGGCCGCGCTGAATGGAGCGGTGGCCCACTCATGCAGCCCCGCACGCAGGCGGACATCATGCGCACCCTGAAGGAGCTTCGTTTCGAGATTCCCGAACAGGCCACCCTCTGCTCCGGGCGCAGCGAAGTTGCTGACTATTTTGAAAAAATGCAGGAAGAGCGCGAATCGCTCCCGCTGGAAATCGACGGCGTGGTCGCGAAGGTCAACGACCTTGAAATGCAGCGCGCGCTGGGCTTCACCTCACGCGCTCCGCGCTGGGCGCTTGCGCTCAAGTTTCCGGCACACCGCGCCAAAACCCGCCTGCATGACATCCGCACCCAGGTGGGCCGCACGGGAGTGCTCACCCCGGTTGCCGTGCTTGAACCCGTGCACCTCGCCGGAGTCGAAGTTTCCCGCGCCACGCTTCACAACAAGGCATACATCGAGGAAAAACAGCTGCACATTGGCGATACGGTCCTCATTCAACGGGCCGGTGACGTCATCCCGCAGGTGGTTTCCGTGATCGAACACGCCGAGAATTCCACGCCATACGAATTTCCTGAGCACTGTCCCGTCTGCGGCCACGACACGGTCGAGGACGGCGAGGCCGTGCGCTGCGGAAATGCCCACTGTCCGGCAAAAACCGTTCAGCAGCTCATACACTTCGTCTCCAAGGCCGGGCTGGACATGGAAGGCGTCGGCAAGAAATGGGTACAGCGACTCGCCGAGGACGGGCATCTCAACGATCCTGCCGACCTTTTCACCCTGCCCAAGACCACCCTGCTCCAATACGGCGGCATGGGACCAAAGTCTGCACAGAAGTTTCTGGATGCGGTTGAACATGCCCGCGTCAACGCCCCGCTCTGGCGAGCCATCGCAGGGCTCGGCATCCGACACGTCGGCGAGCAGACGGCGCGGACGCTGGCGGCCAACTACGGCAGTCTGGAGGCGCTGACGAAGGCTTCCCGTGATGAACTGGAAAGTCTGCCGGACATCGGCGGCAAGGTCGCCCAGAGCATTCACGATTTTTTCAGGGCAGAACCGACCTTGCGCCTCCTGCAGAAACTTCGCGACGCAGGGTTCGATCCGCAGGCCGAGATCATGCAACAACAGGAAGCGGACGAAGCGGACTTGCCTTTGAAGGATAAAACATTCATCTTTACCGGTGGCCTGTCCGGCATGTCCCGAACAGAAGCTCAGGAAAAAGTGGAATCCCTCGGCGGTCGTACGGTCAAATCCATTTCCAAGAAGGTGGATTACGTCGTTGCGGGAGATAATGCCGGGAGCAAGCTGGACAAGGCGAACAAACTGGGCCTTGACGTGATCGATTTCGACACGTTCCTCGACATGGTCGGGGAAGAGGCCAAACAGGAAGGAGAGTAA
- a CDS encoding copper-translocating P-type ATPase, whose amino-acid sequence MPDDKHQDSHEEHGHGGHEGHGGGGHEGHHDHDGHGGGHASHHAQMVKDFKRRFYVSLLLTLPVAWLSPMLRGFAGLGEPAVPGRFMILFAFSTVIFFYGGWPFLKGFFKEVSKKQPGMMTLIALAITVAYGYSSLVSFGLPGRVFFWELASLIVIMLLGHWIEMRSVMSASGAMEELAKLIPGEAHRLKDDGSTEDVKVNELQPGDTVLVKPGERVPTDGEIVEGHSSLNESMLTGESQMVEKSEGDEVIGGAVNGDGSLTVSVGKTGDDSFINQVMSMVKEAQESKSRAQGLADKAAMWLTYIALASGAVTMIVWLTLFDKEFIFSLERTVTVMIITCPHALGLAIPLVVAMITAIAAKQGFFIRNRTPFEKSRNLQAVLFDKTGTLTKGEFAVSDTVVFDDTMDEGRLTNMAAAVESQSEHPIGKAVVEAAEQPGKAENFENIPGKGAQATVDGSNVKVVSRNYADEQGIEYDKDKVTDLSGEGKTLVFVLVDDKAAGCIALDDVIRDESRDAVAKLKEMGIQVMMITGDNQAVADRVAKELDLTDYFAEVLPDKKAEKVKEVQGRGLMCAMTGDGVNDAPALAQADVGIAIGAGTDVAQETADIVLVRSNPGDVVKVIELSRTNRRKTIQNLFWATGYNAFAIPLAAGVLYKWGILLNPAAGALLMSLSTVIVAINAKLIRTPESA is encoded by the coding sequence ATGCCCGACGACAAGCATCAAGACAGTCATGAAGAGCATGGACACGGCGGCCATGAAGGACATGGCGGAGGCGGCCACGAGGGACATCACGACCACGACGGCCATGGAGGCGGACACGCGTCGCACCATGCCCAGATGGTCAAGGACTTCAAACGACGCTTCTACGTATCGCTTCTGCTGACGCTTCCGGTCGCATGGCTTTCCCCCATGCTGAGAGGATTTGCCGGTCTCGGTGAACCTGCCGTTCCCGGTCGGTTCATGATTCTTTTCGCCTTTTCCACGGTGATCTTCTTTTATGGTGGCTGGCCGTTCCTCAAGGGCTTCTTCAAGGAAGTATCCAAGAAACAGCCGGGCATGATGACCCTCATCGCGCTGGCGATAACCGTTGCCTACGGGTATTCCAGCCTCGTCTCGTTCGGCCTGCCCGGTCGGGTGTTTTTCTGGGAGCTGGCGAGCCTTATCGTGATCATGCTTCTCGGCCACTGGATCGAGATGCGATCCGTCATGAGCGCTTCCGGGGCCATGGAGGAGCTCGCCAAGCTCATTCCCGGCGAAGCGCACCGTCTCAAAGACGATGGTTCCACCGAGGATGTAAAGGTCAATGAGCTTCAGCCGGGCGACACGGTACTGGTCAAGCCGGGCGAAAGAGTTCCCACTGACGGCGAGATCGTCGAGGGGCATTCCAGCTTGAACGAGTCCATGCTCACGGGTGAATCACAGATGGTCGAGAAGTCGGAAGGCGACGAGGTCATCGGCGGTGCCGTGAACGGCGACGGCTCGCTGACTGTCTCCGTGGGCAAGACCGGCGATGACTCCTTCATCAATCAGGTCATGAGCATGGTGAAGGAGGCACAGGAGAGCAAGTCCCGCGCACAGGGGCTCGCTGATAAGGCCGCCATGTGGCTGACCTACATTGCGCTCGCATCCGGCGCCGTGACCATGATCGTCTGGCTCACGCTCTTCGACAAGGAGTTCATCTTTTCGCTCGAACGCACCGTCACGGTCATGATCATCACCTGTCCGCACGCACTCGGCCTGGCCATTCCGCTGGTGGTGGCCATGATTACCGCCATTGCCGCCAAGCAGGGATTCTTTATCCGCAACAGGACTCCCTTTGAAAAGTCGCGCAATCTTCAGGCCGTGCTCTTCGACAAGACCGGGACGCTCACCAAGGGCGAATTTGCCGTCAGCGACACGGTCGTGTTCGATGACACCATGGATGAAGGTAGGCTGACCAACATGGCGGCCGCTGTCGAGTCGCAGTCCGAGCACCCCATCGGCAAGGCCGTGGTGGAAGCCGCGGAGCAGCCCGGCAAGGCCGAGAATTTTGAAAACATCCCCGGCAAGGGCGCACAGGCCACCGTGGACGGCAGCAATGTGAAGGTCGTCAGCCGCAATTATGCGGACGAGCAGGGGATCGAGTACGACAAGGACAAGGTCACGGACCTTTCAGGAGAGGGCAAGACGCTGGTCTTTGTGCTGGTGGACGACAAGGCCGCCGGATGCATCGCGCTTGATGACGTGATCCGCGACGAGTCTCGCGACGCCGTGGCCAAGCTCAAGGAAATGGGCATTCAGGTCATGATGATTACCGGCGACAATCAGGCCGTGGCTGATCGTGTCGCCAAGGAGTTGGATCTGACGGACTACTTTGCGGAGGTCCTTCCCGACAAGAAGGCCGAGAAGGTCAAGGAAGTACAGGGGCGTGGCCTCATGTGCGCCATGACGGGCGACGGCGTCAATGATGCGCCCGCGTTGGCTCAGGCCGACGTGGGTATCGCCATCGGCGCAGGAACCGACGTGGCGCAGGAGACTGCGGATATCGTATTGGTCCGCTCCAACCCCGGAGATGTCGTGAAGGTCATCGAACTGTCGCGCACCAACCGCCGCAAGACCATCCAGAACCTCTTCTGGGCAACGGGGTACAACGCCTTTGCAATCCCCCTTGCTGCCGGCGTGCTCTACAAATGGGGCATTTTGCTCAACCCCGCAGCCGGTGCACTTCTCATGTCGCTTTCCACGGTCATCGTCGCAATCAACGCCAAGCTGATTCGAACTCCCGAAAGCGCCTGA
- a CDS encoding hybrid sensor histidine kinase/response regulator yields MPEIKILVVEDDTIASMDVQASLERIGYKVAATALTGEDAVRLCGELDPDLVLMDVRLEGEMDGVEAAEQITELYGTPIIYLTIFSDNETLSRAKVSGPYGFLLKPVDERDLRSAIEVALYKHKMERELRQARKETEAANAVKTSFLATISHELRTPMNGVLGMTELLLLSDLPEEHKSNVELIKESAMSLLNVLNQILDYSKLEARIQALRETEFRIRELLESVVTQYEGPARAKGIELGFSMDPNVPELVLGDSGKLRQVVKNVVENAVKFTSEGRIDVEARLAHPSEYRGEQPAEDRVRLHVAVRDTGCGIPPEKLGGIFECFTQVDDYMTRKEGGLGLGLAISSRLATLLGGEIWTESEEGKGSVFHITADLQPQDVVEAESDSGTGSLRGLSILIADDDLISKTYFSRILEKHGCSVEAVDDGSKAVRRLAEEDYDLVLMDIQMPEMDGIEATRIIRAGKGGVRKPSIPIVALTAHAMWGDEQRCLHAGMDNYLAKPADIDTLSSVIRATLDGGEESGHVE; encoded by the coding sequence ATGCCGGAAATAAAGATACTCGTGGTGGAAGACGATACCATCGCCAGCATGGACGTGCAGGCCAGTCTTGAGCGCATAGGTTACAAGGTGGCCGCGACAGCCTTGACGGGCGAGGATGCAGTGCGTCTTTGCGGTGAACTCGATCCCGACCTCGTCCTCATGGATGTGAGGCTTGAAGGGGAGATGGACGGTGTCGAGGCAGCGGAGCAGATCACCGAACTGTACGGTACGCCCATCATCTACCTGACCATTTTTTCAGACAATGAGACGCTGAGCCGCGCAAAAGTCTCCGGGCCTTACGGCTTTCTGCTCAAACCCGTGGACGAGCGCGACCTGCGTTCGGCCATTGAAGTTGCGCTTTACAAGCACAAGATGGAGCGGGAACTGCGGCAGGCCCGCAAGGAGACCGAGGCGGCCAATGCAGTGAAGACCTCGTTTCTGGCCACAATCAGCCATGAGCTGCGTACCCCCATGAACGGCGTGCTCGGGATGACCGAGCTTCTGCTGCTTTCCGACCTGCCCGAAGAGCATAAGAGTAATGTGGAGCTGATAAAAGAGTCAGCCATGTCCCTGCTTAACGTGCTGAATCAGATTCTCGACTACTCCAAGCTGGAGGCCCGGATACAGGCCCTGCGTGAAACCGAGTTCCGCATCCGCGAGCTGTTGGAAAGCGTGGTGACTCAGTATGAGGGGCCGGCCAGAGCCAAGGGCATAGAACTTGGTTTTTCTATGGATCCCAATGTGCCGGAATTGGTACTCGGTGATTCGGGAAAACTGCGTCAGGTGGTCAAGAACGTGGTGGAAAATGCGGTCAAGTTCACGTCCGAGGGACGTATCGACGTGGAAGCACGGCTGGCCCATCCGTCCGAATACAGGGGGGAACAGCCTGCCGAGGACCGGGTTCGTCTGCACGTGGCCGTCAGGGACACCGGTTGCGGTATCCCACCGGAAAAGCTCGGTGGCATCTTCGAATGCTTCACGCAGGTGGACGACTACATGACCCGCAAGGAAGGCGGCCTCGGGCTGGGACTCGCCATTTCAAGCCGTCTGGCAACCCTGCTGGGCGGTGAAATCTGGACCGAGTCCGAGGAGGGCAAAGGCAGCGTGTTCCACATCACCGCCGATCTTCAGCCTCAGGATGTGGTTGAGGCCGAAAGCGACAGCGGTACCGGTTCCCTGCGCGGACTGAGTATCCTCATCGCCGACGACGATCTTATCAGCAAAACCTATTTTTCCCGCATCCTCGAAAAGCACGGATGCAGTGTCGAGGCGGTGGACGACGGCTCCAAGGCCGTGCGCCGACTTGCGGAAGAGGATTACGATCTGGTGCTCATGGATATTCAGATGCCCGAAATGGACGGCATTGAAGCGACTCGTATAATCCGGGCCGGGAAAGGCGGCGTGCGCAAGCCTTCCATTCCTATTGTTGCCCTGACGGCCCACGCCATGTGGGGGGACGAGCAGCGATGCCTGCATGCCGGGATGGACAATTATCTTGCCAAGCCCGCGGACATCGACACCCTGTCTTCTGTAATCCGAGCGACGCTGGACGGCGGGGAAGAATCCGGTCATGTCGAATAA
- a CDS encoding potassium channel family protein produces MTLRNLHGRMLVLRAKMGTYWSLMLGALFSFLVAAIGVAGYMLIEGWDFVSSLYMVVITLSTVGFLEVHELSDYGRIFTTILIIGGVGSFLYIAAAFAQVLVEGRLQILWGRRRMQKQISRLQDHFIVCGYGRIGSIVAQEILGEGHSVVVIEQDPRLIEVMEQDGVLCLEGDATSDETLLAAGLMNARSLISALTSEASNVYVTLTARQLNPDVNIVARAGNKSHISRLELAGADRVVLPHFIGGLRMAQSVLRPEVTNFIEVAVRGGLDLQMEELEVSPESVLVDVDLMNSDIRPRYNVIIIAIKKPDGAMVFNPGPAEVIGAHDTLLAVGRKTDLNDIKQIL; encoded by the coding sequence ATGACATTACGCAATCTCCACGGAAGGATGCTGGTCCTTCGAGCCAAGATGGGAACCTACTGGAGCCTCATGCTCGGGGCGCTCTTCAGCTTCCTCGTGGCAGCCATCGGCGTGGCAGGATACATGCTCATCGAGGGCTGGGATTTCGTCAGCTCCCTGTATATGGTGGTCATCACCCTCTCCACCGTCGGTTTTCTTGAAGTTCACGAACTCTCCGATTATGGACGCATCTTCACGACGATCCTGATCATCGGAGGCGTCGGCAGTTTTTTATACATCGCGGCCGCCTTTGCCCAGGTACTGGTGGAAGGCAGGCTGCAAATTCTCTGGGGGAGACGGAGAATGCAGAAGCAGATAAGCAGGTTGCAAGACCACTTCATCGTCTGCGGCTATGGCCGGATAGGCAGCATCGTGGCGCAGGAGATTCTCGGCGAAGGCCACAGCGTTGTGGTCATCGAGCAGGACCCTAGACTCATTGAAGTCATGGAACAGGACGGCGTCCTGTGTCTGGAAGGCGATGCCACGAGTGACGAGACTCTGCTCGCAGCAGGGCTCATGAACGCCCGCTCGCTCATCAGCGCCCTCACTTCGGAAGCTTCCAACGTCTACGTTACGCTCACCGCAAGGCAGCTCAATCCCGACGTAAACATCGTGGCCCGTGCCGGCAACAAGTCGCACATCTCCCGCCTTGAACTCGCCGGGGCCGACCGCGTGGTACTGCCCCACTTCATCGGCGGCCTGCGCATGGCCCAGAGCGTGCTGCGCCCGGAGGTGACCAACTTCATCGAAGTCGCCGTCCGCGGCGGTCTCGACCTGCAGATGGAAGAGTTGGAAGTCTCCCCGGAATCCGTGCTCGTGGACGTGGACCTGATGAACTCCGACATCCGCCCGCGTTACAACGTCATCATCATCGCCATAAAGAAGCCTGACGGAGCCATGGTGTTCAATCCCGGGCCCGCCGAGGTCATCGGCGCACATGACACCCTGCTGGCGGTTGGCCGCAAGACCGACCTGAACGACATCAAACAGATACTCTAA